One region of Candidatus Saccharibacteria bacterium genomic DNA includes:
- a CDS encoding TrmH family RNA methyltransferase: MKHEKQVQRKIVLIVHDIRSTHNVGSLLRTADCLGVDEVYLTGYTPYPKHEHDERLPHISAKLTSQIHKTALGAETFVRWKHSTSVTFTISKLRRAGYSVVALEQTAESTSILSWMPSDKIAILLGREVEGIDPSLLKLCEYAVQIPNLGQKESLNVVQAAAIALYQARFAVSQ, from the coding sequence ATGAAGCACGAAAAACAGGTACAGCGTAAAATTGTCTTGATTGTCCATGATATACGCAGCACCCACAATGTTGGCAGTCTACTCAGGACTGCGGACTGCTTGGGAGTAGACGAAGTCTACCTCACGGGCTACACACCGTACCCCAAGCACGAACACGACGAGCGCTTGCCGCATATTAGCGCTAAGCTCACATCACAGATACACAAAACAGCGCTGGGCGCGGAGACATTTGTGCGCTGGAAGCACAGCACCAGCGTGACATTTACTATATCCAAGCTGCGCCGCGCTGGTTACTCTGTCGTAGCACTCGAGCAGACAGCAGAAAGCACGTCAATTTTGTCTTGGATGCCTTCGGATAAGATAGCAATTTTACTTGGTCGTGAGGTAGAAGGCATCGATCCCTCACTGCTAAAACTGTGCGAATACGCCGTACAAATTCCGAATTTAGGTCAAAAAGAATCACTTAATGTTGTACAAGCCGCAGCGATTGCTCTCTATCAAGCCCGTTTTGCAGTAAGCCAGTAA